The following proteins come from a genomic window of Microbacterium sp. JZ31:
- a CDS encoding LpqB family beta-propeller domain-containing protein, with amino-acid sequence MSRPVARGRVGVGAALLALILALAGCTGLPTSGEVFPGLEPGAAPDEAPVQLYAIAPTRGATPEQIVNGFIEAAISPLDGWETARLFLAGELAGSWRPEAGVIVDVADAREVQVDEEAGRVTLTVTPTATVDEHGSYATSSAGPIELSYRLAQRDDGEWRIVEAPEGIILDQQQFPDVYSDHALQYFDPTWTYLVPDVRWFPASGNTATYVVRELVNGAPSAWLSGSVASAFGQDIRLDPDAVPVDTDGVAHVGLNAVAAGADTTALGRMMTQLTESLANADVRDVRLTIAEQPDAVVDVEPVRTAQTRPDSRPLVLRSGEFGFLSGGDLTPIDGLSEAIEDMAGTIDSITVAPDQRTAAVRQSTGIVYRVTSESPDQVDAERENLIPPMIDPFGYVWTVPSDDPTAIRAWDPDLEPIAITDGLGEATSVREMAMSRDGTRVAALVASGGQHVVVVASVRRDRTGKPTGLGEATRTTVLPQPGVSIAWIEDTRLGIVAGQDDTWYVFEQQVGGPSQRSIAPTDTATIEYGTADSAVRLRGADGLLYTRRGSSWQQTGAEVSVLATQMGTPQGAD; translated from the coding sequence ATGAGTCGTCCGGTCGCGCGCGGCCGCGTCGGGGTGGGCGCGGCGCTGCTCGCGCTCATCCTGGCCCTCGCCGGCTGCACGGGGCTGCCGACGTCCGGTGAGGTGTTCCCGGGCCTGGAGCCCGGGGCCGCGCCCGACGAGGCGCCCGTGCAGCTCTACGCGATCGCGCCGACGCGCGGCGCGACCCCCGAGCAGATCGTGAACGGCTTCATCGAGGCGGCGATCTCGCCGCTCGACGGCTGGGAGACCGCCCGCCTGTTCCTCGCGGGCGAGCTCGCCGGCTCGTGGCGGCCCGAGGCCGGCGTGATCGTGGACGTCGCCGACGCGCGTGAGGTGCAGGTCGACGAGGAGGCCGGGCGCGTGACCCTCACCGTCACGCCCACCGCGACGGTCGACGAGCACGGCTCGTACGCGACCTCGTCCGCGGGGCCGATCGAGCTGAGCTACCGGCTCGCCCAGCGCGACGACGGCGAATGGCGCATCGTGGAGGCGCCGGAGGGCATCATCCTCGACCAGCAGCAGTTCCCCGACGTCTACAGCGACCACGCCCTGCAGTACTTCGACCCCACGTGGACCTACCTCGTGCCGGATGTGCGCTGGTTCCCCGCGAGCGGCAACACGGCGACGTACGTGGTGCGCGAGCTCGTGAACGGCGCTCCCAGCGCCTGGCTGTCGGGGTCGGTGGCGAGCGCGTTCGGGCAGGACATCAGACTCGATCCGGATGCGGTGCCGGTCGACACCGACGGCGTCGCGCACGTCGGGTTGAACGCCGTCGCGGCGGGCGCCGACACCACCGCGCTCGGGCGCATGATGACGCAGCTGACGGAGAGCCTGGCGAACGCCGACGTGCGGGACGTGCGCCTGACGATCGCGGAGCAGCCGGATGCGGTCGTGGACGTGGAGCCGGTGCGTACCGCGCAGACCCGCCCCGACTCGCGACCGCTCGTGCTCCGCTCGGGCGAGTTCGGCTTCCTCTCCGGCGGCGACCTCACCCCGATCGACGGGCTCAGCGAGGCGATCGAGGACATGGCGGGCACGATCGACTCGATCACGGTCGCCCCCGATCAGCGGACCGCGGCGGTGCGCCAGTCGACGGGCATCGTCTACCGCGTCACTTCGGAGAGCCCCGATCAGGTCGACGCCGAGCGGGAGAACCTGATCCCGCCCATGATCGACCCGTTCGGATACGTCTGGACGGTGCCGTCGGACGATCCGACCGCGATCCGGGCATGGGACCCCGATCTCGAGCCGATCGCGATCACGGACGGACTGGGGGAGGCCACGAGCGTGCGCGAGATGGCGATGTCGCGCGACGGCACGCGCGTCGCGGCGCTGGTCGCGAGCGGCGGGCAGCATGTCGTCGTTGTCGCGAGCGTGCGGCGCGACCGCACCGGAAAGCCGACGGGCCTCGGGGAGGCGACGCGCACGACCGTGCTCCCTCAGCCCGGGGTGTCCATCGCGTGGATCGAGGACACGCGCCTCGGCATCGTGGCGGGCCAGGACGACACCTGGTACGTGTTCGAGCAGCAGGTCGGGGGACCGTCGCAGCGCTCGATCGCGCCGACCGACACCGCCACGATCGAGTACGGCACGGCCGACTCCGCCGTGCGCCTGCGCGGCGCCGACGGGCTGCTCTACACGCGCCGCGGCTCCTCGTGGCAGCAGACCGGCGCCGAGGTGTCGGTTCTCGCGACGCAGATGGGGACGCCGCAGGGCGCCGACTGA
- a CDS encoding ComF family protein yields MADIRDRAREACAEAVALLLPVSCAGCGLHGTALCAPCRRALRPAPRRRDAQGLAVWSGLAFEGPGARALRALKERGRTDVARMLAPALREALRAAVTGARRPIVVVPVPTSRAAMRRRGYRVPELVARRAGIRPARLLVVSRLTADQRALGRAGRARNAAGSMRARPGAEGLDIVLVDDVLTTGATLAEARRALESAGARVVAAAVIADTPLRQSRPGSTESDEWADSA; encoded by the coding sequence ATGGCCGACATCCGCGACAGGGCGCGCGAGGCGTGCGCCGAGGCCGTCGCCCTCCTGCTTCCCGTCTCGTGCGCGGGATGCGGGCTCCACGGCACCGCGCTGTGCGCCCCGTGCCGCCGTGCCCTGCGCCCCGCGCCTCGGCGTCGTGATGCGCAGGGACTCGCCGTCTGGAGCGGCCTCGCGTTCGAGGGGCCCGGGGCCCGCGCGCTGCGGGCGCTGAAGGAACGCGGCCGCACCGACGTGGCGCGGATGCTCGCGCCCGCGCTGCGCGAGGCGCTGCGCGCGGCGGTGACCGGCGCGCGTCGTCCGATCGTCGTCGTCCCCGTGCCCACGAGCCGCGCCGCGATGCGCCGCCGCGGGTATCGCGTACCGGAGCTCGTCGCCCGTCGCGCGGGCATCCGCCCCGCCCGGCTGCTCGTCGTCAGCCGCCTGACCGCCGACCAGCGCGCGCTCGGCCGAGCCGGGCGCGCGCGCAATGCCGCGGGCAGCATGCGCGCTCGCCCGGGTGCGGAAGGGCTCGACATCGTGCTCGTGGACGACGTGCTCACGACGGGCGCCACCCTCGCTGAGGCGCGCCGCGCGCTCGAGTCGGCCGGAGCCCGCGTCGTGGCGGCGGCCGTGATCGCGGACACGCCGCTGCGGCAGAGCAGACCGGGGTCGACGGAATCCGACGAATGGGCCGATAGTGCGTGA
- the hpf gene encoding ribosome hibernation-promoting factor, HPF/YfiA family, with product METNISGVGVGITDRFRSVVEEKSARIAGLAPRALRLEVKVTHQSHRNGRMEDDVVELTVIGKGPVVRAEACAGDKFAALDIALDKLAEQLRRAKDKRVTGRLHPRGAHYEKGSGSLEGIDVEPATADVLRAVATGEVPVVAEGEEEEEYSPVVIRTKTFDPEWMTVEEAVDRMELVGHDFFLFIDARTDHPSVVYRRRGWDYGVISLTATAPPEATQLAS from the coding sequence ATGGAAACGAACATCTCTGGAGTCGGCGTGGGGATCACCGACCGTTTCCGATCCGTGGTCGAGGAGAAGAGCGCCCGCATCGCGGGCCTCGCACCGCGCGCACTGCGACTCGAGGTCAAGGTCACGCATCAGAGCCATCGCAACGGGCGCATGGAGGACGACGTCGTCGAGCTCACGGTGATCGGCAAGGGCCCCGTGGTGCGAGCGGAGGCGTGCGCGGGGGACAAGTTCGCCGCGCTCGACATCGCGCTCGACAAGCTCGCCGAGCAGCTGCGGCGCGCGAAGGACAAGCGCGTCACGGGCCGCCTGCATCCGCGCGGCGCGCACTACGAGAAGGGCTCCGGGTCCCTCGAGGGCATCGACGTCGAGCCCGCCACGGCGGACGTGCTGCGCGCGGTCGCGACGGGCGAGGTCCCCGTCGTCGCGGAGGGCGAGGAGGAAGAGGAGTACAGCCCGGTCGTCATCCGCACCAAGACGTTCGATCCCGAGTGGATGACGGTCGAGGAGGCCGTCGACCGCATGGAGCTCGTCGGGCACGACTTCTTCCTGTTCATCGACGCGCGCACCGACCATCCGAGCGTCGTCTACCGACGCCGCGGCTGGGACTACGGCGTGATCTCGCTCACCGCCACCGCGCCGCCCGAGGCCACGCAGCTCGCCTCCTAG
- a CDS encoding PadR family transcriptional regulator: protein MSVRQSLLAILDQAPCYGYQLRAEFERRTGGTWALNVGQIYNTLERLERDGLVTRVAADEQGHVYWQIADAGRAQVRAWLSTAVDRGQAARDELAMKLALAATLPGVDVAAVIQAQRSATLARLQELQRTKQANPDPDTPEAIASSLVLDSMVFAAEAEVRWLDHSERRLAAHPDHALALDLSTERPRRGRPARAAVA from the coding sequence ATGTCGGTGCGTCAGAGCCTGCTCGCGATCCTCGACCAGGCGCCGTGCTACGGCTATCAGCTGCGCGCGGAGTTCGAGCGCCGCACGGGCGGCACGTGGGCCCTGAACGTCGGGCAGATCTACAACACGCTCGAGCGCCTCGAGCGCGACGGGCTCGTGACGCGCGTGGCGGCCGACGAGCAGGGCCACGTCTACTGGCAGATCGCCGACGCGGGCCGCGCGCAGGTGCGCGCGTGGCTGTCGACCGCCGTCGACCGCGGTCAGGCCGCGCGCGACGAGCTCGCCATGAAACTCGCGCTGGCCGCGACCCTTCCGGGCGTGGACGTCGCCGCCGTGATCCAGGCGCAGCGCAGCGCGACGCTCGCACGCCTGCAGGAGCTGCAGCGCACGAAGCAGGCGAATCCGGACCCGGACACGCCGGAGGCGATCGCGTCCTCGCTCGTCCTCGACTCGATGGTCTTCGCGGCCGAGGCCGAGGTGCGGTGGCTCGATCACAGCGAGCGGCGGCTGGCGGCGCATCCGGATCACGCGCTCGCACTGGATCTGTCGACCGAGCGCCCGCGGCGGGGCCGCCCCGCACGCGCCGCCGTCGCGTAG
- a CDS encoding stealth family protein has translation MTLVDSTPWRPDETVPARERSAAEARAGLADAVRIAGGLPHLVATATPAQAEASDLLDLAALLEARGLEPWLLRRSSGRPALALPDAQRPAALAALDEAAEAAPWAAARREGGTVRPLAAGAARAFGRADVATVFRPRMVPSGSLRYGAEYGVRLEFWRREGGMLHAPRPNALTRRSLAVDDLALAMVERHGRTWPTIEGMWTPGANEFTEPVDIVFSWVDGSSSDFQRERAKRMNAYVVGDGDDHAARYRQIDELRYALRSVHMFAPWVRTIWIATDSPAPWWLREDPRVRVVRSEEFFADTSVLPTHNSHAVEAQLHRIPGLAEHFLYSNDDMFFGRPVRPELFFTAAGLTQFVESDVRIGVGAPGETRSGHDNAARVNRALLQDRFGRVITRDLQHCATPHRRSVMSELEREFPEDFARTAAARFRSATDVSVTNSLYHYYALMTGRALPTTAPRTAYIQTTLQSSLHRMERLLARRDADMFCLNDGSVPELPEDVRERAVRDLLEAYFPVPAPWERLSPGED, from the coding sequence ATGACGCTTGTGGACTCCACCCCGTGGCGACCCGACGAGACCGTCCCCGCCCGAGAGCGCTCGGCCGCCGAGGCGCGTGCGGGGCTGGCCGACGCCGTCCGGATCGCGGGCGGGCTCCCGCACCTCGTCGCCACCGCGACCCCCGCGCAGGCGGAGGCATCCGACCTGCTCGACCTGGCCGCGCTGCTCGAGGCCCGCGGGCTCGAGCCCTGGCTGCTGCGCCGGTCCAGCGGAAGACCCGCGCTGGCGCTTCCCGACGCCCAGCGCCCGGCGGCTCTCGCCGCGCTGGACGAGGCGGCGGAGGCCGCGCCCTGGGCGGCCGCGCGCCGCGAGGGCGGCACCGTGCGGCCGCTCGCCGCGGGCGCGGCGCGTGCCTTCGGCCGGGCGGACGTCGCCACCGTCTTCCGTCCTCGGATGGTGCCGTCCGGATCGCTGCGGTACGGCGCGGAGTATGGCGTGCGTCTGGAGTTCTGGCGGCGCGAGGGCGGCATGCTCCACGCCCCGCGCCCGAACGCCCTCACCCGCCGCTCGCTCGCGGTCGACGATCTCGCCCTCGCCATGGTCGAGCGTCACGGCCGCACCTGGCCGACCATCGAGGGCATGTGGACGCCGGGGGCCAACGAGTTCACGGAGCCGGTCGACATCGTCTTCTCCTGGGTCGACGGGTCCTCCAGCGATTTCCAGCGCGAGCGCGCCAAGCGCATGAACGCGTACGTCGTCGGCGACGGCGACGACCACGCGGCCCGCTATCGCCAGATCGACGAGCTGCGCTATGCGCTGCGCAGCGTGCACATGTTCGCACCGTGGGTCCGCACGATCTGGATCGCCACCGACAGCCCCGCGCCGTGGTGGCTGCGCGAGGATCCGCGCGTGCGGGTGGTCCGCAGCGAGGAGTTCTTCGCGGACACGTCCGTGCTCCCCACGCACAATTCGCACGCGGTCGAGGCGCAGCTGCACCGCATCCCCGGCCTCGCCGAGCACTTCCTGTACTCGAACGACGACATGTTCTTCGGGCGCCCGGTGCGCCCCGAGCTGTTCTTCACCGCGGCCGGCCTGACGCAGTTCGTCGAGTCGGACGTGCGGATCGGCGTCGGAGCGCCCGGGGAAACCCGCAGCGGCCACGACAACGCCGCGCGCGTGAACCGCGCGCTGCTGCAGGACCGGTTCGGGCGGGTCATCACGCGCGACCTCCAGCACTGCGCCACTCCTCACCGTCGCAGCGTCATGTCGGAGCTCGAGCGCGAGTTCCCCGAGGACTTCGCCCGCACGGCGGCGGCGCGCTTCCGCAGCGCGACGGATGTGTCGGTCACCAACTCGCTGTACCACTACTACGCGCTCATGACCGGGCGCGCGCTGCCCACGACGGCGCCGCGCACCGCGTACATCCAGACGACGCTGCAGTCCTCTCTGCACCGCATGGAGCGACTGCTCGCGCGACGAGACGCCGACATGTTCTGCCTGAACGACGGCAGCGTGCCCGAGCTGCCGGAGGACGTGCGCGAGCGCGCCGTCCGCGATCTGCTCGAGGCCTACTTCCCCGTGCCCGCGCCGTGGGAGCGGCTCTCCCCCGGCGAGGACTGA